A genome region from Variovorax paradoxus includes the following:
- a CDS encoding amidohydrolase family protein — MSAPNPSLLDNVRLPRWLLPTDWPQRDGVPVPACIAIGAGRVQSVQPAAGHAAGPMAWDLAGTLALPGFVDAHTHLDKAFTLPRMKQVQPGLLGAIDAMLADRVNWTPADVRERAARGLQWAWECGTTHLRTHVDWWEPESLPMAWPVMAELAQEWAGKVRLEQVALIKLPLFEDAAQAMRLAKQVKATGPHALLGGFVHSTNWSENALRNLLVSAQACDLDIDLHVDEELNPAAVGLQTTARILREIGYEGRVTCGHICALAAQPEAQAFATLDAVARAPITVVSLPATNLLLQDAVTGRTPRQRGITLVKEARERGIPLLFASDNVQDPFCRLGSFDPVEALGTAALVAQLDEPFDTWSQALCRGDWLRRENSPARPTLAGRSADLVLFTDADRFGWPSRTANRVVLRDGRVVRGDATVFLPR; from the coding sequence ATGAGCGCCCCGAACCCCTCCCTGCTGGACAACGTGCGGCTGCCGCGCTGGCTGCTGCCGACCGATTGGCCGCAACGCGACGGCGTGCCGGTGCCGGCTTGCATCGCCATCGGCGCGGGTCGCGTGCAATCGGTGCAGCCGGCCGCCGGGCACGCCGCGGGCCCCATGGCCTGGGACCTCGCGGGCACGCTGGCGCTGCCGGGCTTCGTCGATGCCCACACGCACCTCGACAAGGCCTTCACGTTGCCGCGCATGAAGCAGGTGCAGCCCGGCCTGCTCGGCGCGATCGACGCGATGCTGGCCGACCGCGTGAACTGGACGCCTGCCGACGTGCGAGAGCGCGCCGCGCGCGGCCTGCAGTGGGCCTGGGAATGCGGCACCACCCACCTGCGCACGCACGTCGACTGGTGGGAGCCCGAATCGCTGCCGATGGCCTGGCCCGTGATGGCAGAGCTGGCACAGGAATGGGCAGGCAAGGTGCGCCTCGAGCAGGTGGCCCTCATCAAGCTGCCGCTGTTCGAGGACGCGGCGCAGGCGATGCGCCTGGCGAAGCAGGTGAAGGCCACCGGCCCGCACGCGCTCCTCGGCGGCTTCGTGCACTCCACCAACTGGAGCGAGAACGCGCTGCGCAACCTGCTGGTGTCGGCGCAGGCCTGCGATCTCGACATCGACCTGCACGTCGACGAGGAACTCAACCCCGCGGCCGTCGGCCTGCAGACCACCGCGCGCATCCTGCGCGAGATTGGCTACGAAGGCCGAGTGACCTGCGGCCACATCTGCGCGCTCGCGGCCCAGCCGGAGGCCCAGGCCTTCGCCACGCTCGACGCGGTGGCGCGCGCGCCCATCACCGTGGTGTCGTTGCCCGCCACCAACCTGCTGCTGCAGGACGCTGTCACCGGCCGCACGCCACGGCAGCGCGGCATCACGCTGGTAAAGGAAGCGCGCGAGCGCGGCATTCCGCTGCTGTTCGCGAGCGACAACGTGCAGGACCCGTTCTGCCGGCTCGGCAGCTTCGACCCCGTGGAAGCGCTGGGCACCGCGGCGCTGGTGGCGCAGCTCGACGAACCCTTCGACACCTGGTCGCAGGCGCTGTGCCGCGGCGACTGGCTGCGCCGCGAGAACTCGCCCGCGCGCCCCACGCTGGCCGGCCGCAGCGCCGACCTGGTGCTCTTCACCGACGCCGACCGCTTCGGCTGGCCCTCGCGCACCGCCAACCGCGTCGTGCTGCGCGACGGCCGCGTGGTGCGCGGCGACGCCACTGTCTTCCTTCCCCGGTAA
- a CDS encoding creatininase family protein, with amino-acid sequence MLHGYIPPHRFLPYLSWTEIAALPDRENTVIVLPCGAIEQHGPHLPCSVDSVICSGVMGKALEKLPAEVRAFALPTITYGKSEEHLHFPGTMTLTGTTLLSTVIEIGESVYRSGFRKLLFANGHGGQPQVLEMAARELRLRHGDFVVVPHGVSRLPSAASKQVSEQEKKLAMHAGHSETALMLALAPETVHMERAVANFPPPFPIRLLSADGRPACAWTARDFGPSGVIGDPTTATREQGDAILDTLSDSWVQALTELHALRWVVREEATWERGHQQGFVQQSFTPA; translated from the coding sequence ATGCTCCACGGCTACATTCCGCCCCACCGCTTCCTGCCCTACCTGAGCTGGACCGAGATCGCCGCGCTGCCCGACCGCGAGAACACCGTCATCGTGCTGCCCTGCGGCGCCATCGAGCAGCACGGCCCGCACCTGCCGTGCTCGGTCGACAGCGTGATCTGCTCGGGCGTGATGGGCAAGGCGCTCGAGAAGCTGCCCGCCGAGGTGCGCGCCTTCGCGCTGCCGACCATCACCTACGGCAAGTCGGAAGAGCACCTGCACTTCCCGGGCACCATGACGCTCACCGGCACCACGCTGCTGTCGACGGTGATCGAGATCGGCGAGTCGGTCTACCGCTCGGGCTTCCGCAAGCTGCTGTTCGCCAACGGCCACGGCGGCCAGCCGCAGGTACTCGAGATGGCGGCGCGCGAACTGCGCCTGCGCCACGGCGACTTCGTGGTGGTGCCGCACGGCGTGTCGCGCCTGCCGAGCGCGGCCAGCAAGCAGGTGAGCGAGCAGGAGAAGAAGCTCGCGATGCACGCCGGCCATTCCGAGACCGCGCTGATGCTGGCGCTCGCACCCGAAACGGTGCACATGGAGCGCGCGGTGGCCAACTTTCCGCCGCCCTTCCCCATCAGGCTGCTGTCGGCCGACGGCCGTCCGGCCTGCGCCTGGACCGCGCGCGACTTCGGTCCGAGCGGCGTCATCGGCGACCCGACCACCGCCACGCGCGAACAGGGCGACGCCATCCTCGACACGCTGTCCGACAGCTGGGTGCAGGCGCTGACCGAGCTGCACGCGCTGCGCTGGGTCGTGCGCGAGGAAGCCACCTGGGAGCGCGGCCACCAGCAGGGCTTCGTCCAGCAGAGCTTCACTCCGGCCTGA
- a CDS encoding ABC transporter substrate-binding protein: MRSFALSIAGAAAIAFLAAAPAQAEDKFTYMTNWYAQAEHGGFYQAVAQGIYKKHGLDVTIKMGGPQVNITQMMAAGQADCIMGSSDIQMMQVREGGVPVVNVAAFFQKDPQVLIAHDDVKKFEDLKGKTLLIGAQANRGYWPWLKARFGLTDDQTRPYTFNIQPFVADKNTAQQGYLTSEPFAIQKAGVKSTVLMFSDHGFPAYATTVSCMEKTLKDRSKQVAAFVKASAEGWKSYLADPAPANALIKKDNPNMTDEQLAYSVAKLKEMGMITGGDAAKLGIGVMTDARAKASYDFLVSAKLLDPAKVELAKTYTTEFVKDAKVLP, encoded by the coding sequence ATGCGCTCCTTCGCACTGTCCATTGCCGGCGCTGCCGCCATCGCCTTCCTCGCCGCCGCGCCCGCGCAGGCCGAGGACAAGTTCACCTACATGACCAACTGGTACGCGCAGGCCGAGCACGGCGGCTTCTACCAGGCCGTGGCGCAAGGCATCTACAAGAAGCACGGCCTGGACGTGACCATCAAGATGGGTGGCCCGCAGGTCAACATCACGCAGATGATGGCCGCCGGCCAGGCCGACTGCATCATGGGTTCGAGCGACATCCAGATGATGCAGGTGCGCGAAGGCGGCGTGCCGGTGGTGAACGTGGCGGCCTTCTTCCAGAAGGACCCGCAGGTGCTCATCGCCCACGATGACGTGAAGAAGTTCGAGGACCTGAAGGGCAAGACGCTGCTGATCGGCGCGCAGGCCAACCGCGGCTACTGGCCGTGGCTGAAGGCCAGGTTCGGACTGACCGACGACCAGACGCGTCCGTACACCTTCAACATCCAGCCCTTCGTGGCCGACAAGAACACCGCGCAGCAGGGCTACCTCACCTCCGAGCCCTTCGCCATCCAGAAGGCCGGCGTGAAGAGCACCGTGCTGATGTTCAGCGACCACGGCTTCCCGGCCTATGCGACCACGGTGTCGTGCATGGAGAAGACGCTGAAGGACCGCAGCAAGCAAGTGGCAGCGTTCGTGAAGGCGTCGGCCGAAGGCTGGAAGAGCTATCTGGCCGACCCGGCGCCCGCCAATGCGCTGATCAAGAAGGACAACCCCAACATGACCGACGAGCAGCTGGCGTACAGCGTGGCCAAGCTCAAGGAGATGGGAATGATCACCGGCGGAGATGCCGCCAAGCTCGGCATCGGCGTGATGACCGACGCGCGCGCGAAGGCGAGCTACGACTTCCTGGTGAGCGCGAAGCTGCTCGACCCGGCCAAGGTGGAGCTCGCGAAGACGTACACCACCGAGTTCGTCAAGGACGCCAAGGTCCTGCCCTGA
- a CDS encoding ABC transporter ATP-binding protein produces the protein MNRIEPHTLAPPPELTPAVPAVEVLSAEKTYPNGTQALLPVDLSIAEGEFVTLLGPSGCGKSTLLKMVAGMLEPSDGRLLVWRKPVSQLHDSARRMSFVFQSPTLMPWASVQTNVRLPLDLAGVPRKEADARVTESLALVGLEKFADALPRALSGGMQMRVSIARGLVTQPDLLLMDEPFGALDEITRHKLDADLLELWRKKKLTVIFVTHSIHEAVFLSSRVVMMAARPGRVVEQFHIDEPYPRSADFMVTPAFARQAKQLQDSLLRASSHDEEAAR, from the coding sequence ATGAATCGCATCGAACCCCACACCCTGGCGCCTCCGCCGGAACTCACGCCCGCCGTGCCAGCAGTCGAGGTGCTGTCGGCCGAGAAGACCTACCCCAACGGCACGCAGGCGCTGCTGCCGGTGGACCTGTCGATCGCCGAGGGCGAGTTCGTCACCCTGCTTGGCCCCTCGGGCTGCGGCAAGAGCACGCTGCTGAAGATGGTGGCGGGCATGCTCGAACCCAGCGACGGCCGCCTGCTGGTGTGGCGCAAGCCGGTGAGCCAGCTGCACGACAGCGCGCGCAGGATGTCCTTCGTGTTCCAGTCGCCCACGCTCATGCCGTGGGCCAGCGTGCAGACCAACGTGCGCCTGCCGCTCGACCTGGCCGGCGTGCCGCGCAAGGAAGCCGATGCGCGCGTGACCGAATCGCTCGCGCTGGTGGGCCTCGAGAAATTTGCCGACGCGCTGCCGCGCGCGCTCTCGGGCGGCATGCAGATGCGCGTGTCGATCGCGCGCGGGCTCGTCACGCAGCCCGACCTGCTGCTGATGGACGAGCCCTTCGGCGCGCTCGACGAGATCACGCGCCACAAGCTCGACGCCGACCTGCTCGAGCTCTGGCGCAAGAAGAAGCTCACGGTGATCTTCGTGACGCACTCCATTCATGAGGCGGTATTCCTGTCGAGCCGCGTGGTGATGATGGCCGCGCGGCCGGGCCGCGTGGTGGAGCAGTTCCACATCGACGAACCCTATCCGCGCAGCGCCGACTTCATGGTCACGCCCGCCTTCGCGCGCCAGGCGAAGCAGCTGCAGGACAGCCTGCTGCGCGCCAGCAGCCACGACGAGGAGGCCGCCCGATGA
- a CDS encoding ABC transporter permease yields the protein MTAAARKQGAPLLSQPRVQRVLYPVLIGVVLVALWQWMVVAMELPAYLVPSPWLMMQTLVTDWAPLGGALLVTLKITVLSFALATVAGVLISFLFVQSKRIETALFPYAVLLQVTPIVAVAPLIIIWVKNPVAAMTVCAALVALFPIISNTTLGLRSLDPDLQSYFKLNRATRWQQLVRLRIPSALPYFFGGLRISSGLALIGAVVAEFVAGTGGSGAGLAYQILQAGFQLNIPRMFAALLLISLTGVALFVLMAWLTKVALGSWHASELSQD from the coding sequence ATGACCGCCGCAGCAAGAAAACAGGGTGCGCCCCTGCTGAGCCAGCCGCGCGTGCAGCGCGTGCTCTATCCGGTGCTGATCGGCGTGGTGCTGGTCGCGCTGTGGCAATGGATGGTGGTGGCGATGGAGCTGCCGGCCTACCTGGTGCCCTCGCCCTGGCTGATGATGCAGACGCTGGTGACCGACTGGGCGCCGCTGGGCGGCGCGCTGCTGGTCACGCTGAAGATCACGGTGCTGTCGTTCGCGCTGGCCACAGTGGCGGGCGTGCTCATCTCGTTCCTGTTCGTGCAGAGCAAGCGGATCGAGACAGCGCTCTTTCCGTACGCGGTGCTGCTGCAGGTCACGCCCATCGTGGCGGTGGCGCCGCTGATCATCATCTGGGTGAAGAACCCGGTGGCGGCCATGACCGTGTGCGCGGCGCTGGTGGCGCTGTTTCCCATCATCAGCAACACCACGCTCGGGCTGCGCAGCCTCGACCCCGACCTGCAGAGCTACTTCAAGCTGAACCGCGCCACGCGATGGCAGCAGCTGGTGCGTCTCCGCATCCCGAGCGCGCTGCCGTACTTCTTCGGCGGCCTGCGCATCTCCAGCGGCCTTGCGCTGATCGGCGCGGTGGTGGCCGAGTTCGTGGCCGGCACGGGCGGCTCGGGCGCGGGGCTGGCCTACCAGATCCTGCAGGCCGGCTTCCAGCTGAACATTCCGCGCATGTTCGCGGCCCTGCTGCTCATTTCCCTCACCGGTGTCGCGCTCTTCGTGCTGATGGCCTGGCTCACCAAGGTGGCGCTGGGCTCGTGGCACGCGAGCGAACTTTCCCAGGATTGA
- a CDS encoding FAD-binding oxidoreductase, protein MNAPASVIEQLLLELPDLDWITDEGRVTRLSQDFSWFSPVLTRQLKDKRADVVVRPRTEDEIRAVVGACARRGVPITIRGSGTGNYGQTTPLAGGVVLDMTGYNACLWVQPGVARAQAGIRLGELEKQTKPTGQELRCVPSTYRSATLGGLFGGGFGGVGSINYGPLSAPGNVIGIRAMTIEAEPQVVELRGPDAMRMHHLWGTNGLVLELEIALAPAHPWLETLVTFDSFENALNFADRLANAPGIVKRGVTFFAAPIGEHLAQLAAHLPKGCHTVLSLVAESNEPAMMLLVEAQGGTVGYRKTAAEVQKSNRTLMEFTWNHTTLHAMKVDPTLTYLQSGFVPGRHVEQIIEMEKLLGGEVMMHVEFLRNVAGLLTCSGLQLVRFSTEERLAEIMDIHRAHQVHINNPHVNIVEDGKAGGPLPPEVIEVKRRFDPLGLLNPGKLRDWPVKGGAAPQA, encoded by the coding sequence ATGAACGCTCCCGCTTCCGTCATCGAGCAACTGCTGCTCGAACTCCCCGACCTCGACTGGATCACCGACGAAGGCCGTGTCACGCGGCTCTCGCAGGACTTCTCATGGTTCAGCCCGGTGCTCACGCGCCAGCTGAAGGACAAGCGCGCCGACGTGGTCGTGCGCCCGCGCACCGAAGACGAGATCCGCGCGGTGGTCGGGGCCTGCGCGCGCCGCGGCGTGCCCATCACCATCCGCGGCAGCGGCACCGGCAACTACGGCCAGACCACGCCGCTGGCCGGCGGCGTGGTGCTCGACATGACGGGCTACAACGCCTGCCTGTGGGTGCAGCCCGGCGTGGCGCGTGCGCAAGCCGGCATCCGCCTGGGCGAGCTCGAGAAGCAGACGAAGCCCACCGGGCAGGAGCTGCGCTGCGTGCCGTCGACCTACCGCAGCGCCACGCTGGGCGGCCTGTTCGGCGGAGGCTTCGGCGGCGTGGGCTCGATCAACTACGGCCCGCTGAGCGCGCCGGGCAACGTGATCGGCATCCGCGCGATGACCATCGAGGCCGAGCCGCAGGTGGTCGAGCTGCGCGGACCCGACGCGATGCGCATGCACCACCTGTGGGGCACCAACGGCCTCGTGCTGGAGCTGGAGATCGCGCTGGCGCCGGCACATCCGTGGCTCGAGACACTGGTCACCTTCGACAGCTTCGAGAACGCGCTGAACTTCGCCGACAGGCTCGCGAACGCGCCGGGCATCGTGAAGCGCGGCGTGACCTTCTTTGCCGCGCCCATCGGCGAGCACCTGGCGCAGCTGGCGGCGCACCTGCCCAAGGGCTGCCACACGGTGCTGTCGCTGGTGGCCGAGTCGAACGAGCCGGCCATGATGCTGCTGGTGGAGGCGCAAGGCGGCACCGTGGGCTACCGCAAGACGGCCGCCGAGGTGCAGAAGAGCAACCGCACGCTGATGGAGTTCACCTGGAACCACACCACGCTGCACGCGATGAAGGTCGACCCGACGCTCACCTACCTGCAGAGCGGCTTCGTTCCGGGCAGGCACGTCGAGCAGATCATCGAGATGGAGAAGCTACTGGGTGGCGAGGTGATGATGCACGTCGAGTTCCTGCGCAACGTGGCGGGCCTGCTGACCTGCAGCGGGCTGCAGCTGGTGCGCTTCAGCACCGAGGAGCGGCTGGCCGAGATCATGGACATCCACCGCGCGCACCAGGTGCACATCAACAACCCACACGTCAACATCGTGGAAGACGGCAAGGCCGGC